From a single Candidatus Defluviilinea gracilis genomic region:
- a CDS encoding PAS domain-containing protein: MKNFIERLFTFSTSDPEDTRKRRILGILLAGTAGVALLGMLSFIYFAATVDPAEFYLLLWGSALTFILVIIVYAVNYFGSGRAAAVLFLIFLYVIFLFSDTPDQIVGGRTLFAFTIPIFMASILLTPASSFIFAGISGAVVLYLAVSLEITPNIPGVFGFFLIAFVSWLSARSLEQALSELRSINLNLDRVVAERTEALAESLAREKIEAGRNQAILNSIADGVIVFDKRWNATMANPAIKSMLDIPLQLIINKNFRELVEHPRLAPNSRALLGSMIEHGTQPIGFRVEWGDKTLSVSAAQIYDQRREDTGTVIVFRDFTREAEVERLKSTFVGIVSHELRTPLNAILGYAEMFKEAVYGPVNEKQVNMADRIMKNTQRLLALINDLLDQAQIEAGKLTISNQTIRPAELLETMHSLMDKPAADKNLKLTSEIEDDFPERLVGDPARLQQILVNLVGNSVKFTHRGFVHVKLLRQDERWGIEVTDSGQGIPEFEIPHIFETFRQVDGAATREHGGFGLGLSIVKQLVGLMNGEISVTSQLGEGSVFLIRFPLLAPKEYPTAWRSS; encoded by the coding sequence ATGAAAAACTTCATCGAACGCTTATTTACCTTTTCCACATCGGACCCTGAAGACACCCGTAAAAGGCGGATCCTTGGCATATTGCTGGCAGGCACGGCGGGAGTAGCGTTGCTCGGCATGTTATCGTTCATCTATTTCGCCGCCACAGTAGACCCCGCCGAATTTTATCTTCTCTTATGGGGCAGCGCGCTCACGTTCATCCTGGTGATAATCGTGTACGCGGTGAACTATTTTGGATCGGGTAGAGCCGCGGCTGTTTTATTCCTAATTTTTTTATACGTCATTTTTCTCTTTAGCGATACTCCCGACCAGATCGTGGGCGGACGAACGCTTTTCGCGTTCACCATCCCGATCTTCATGGCGAGCATTCTCCTCACACCGGCTTCCAGTTTCATTTTTGCGGGAATAAGCGGCGCAGTGGTTTTGTATCTGGCTGTATCGTTGGAAATTACTCCCAATATTCCCGGGGTCTTCGGGTTTTTCCTGATCGCTTTCGTCTCATGGTTATCGGCTCGCAGTCTCGAACAGGCGTTGAGCGAACTGCGCTCCATCAATTTGAACCTGGACCGCGTGGTGGCAGAGCGGACAGAGGCTCTCGCGGAATCGCTTGCCAGAGAAAAGATCGAGGCGGGACGCAACCAGGCGATCTTGAACTCGATTGCGGACGGCGTGATCGTTTTCGACAAAAGGTGGAACGCCACCATGGCGAATCCCGCCATCAAAAGTATGCTCGATATTCCTTTGCAGTTGATCATCAACAAAAACTTCCGTGAACTGGTGGAACATCCCCGCCTCGCTCCTAACAGCCGCGCGCTCCTCGGCTCCATGATCGAACATGGCACCCAGCCCATCGGGTTTCGCGTCGAATGGGGCGATAAGACCCTCTCGGTCAGCGCGGCTCAGATCTACGACCAACGGCGGGAAGATACCGGCACCGTCATCGTCTTCCGCGATTTTACGCGCGAGGCGGAAGTGGAGCGGCTCAAAAGCACGTTCGTTGGGATCGTGTCGCATGAATTACGCACGCCCCTGAATGCGATCCTCGGCTATGCCGAAATGTTCAAGGAGGCGGTGTACGGTCCCGTCAATGAAAAACAAGTGAACATGGCAGACCGAATCATGAAGAACACGCAACGCCTGCTGGCGTTGATCAATGACCTGCTCGATCAGGCGCAAATCGAAGCGGGCAAGCTCACCATCAGCAACCAAACGATCAGACCCGCCGAGTTGCTCGAAACCATGCACAGCCTGATGGACAAACCCGCCGCGGATAAAAACTTGAAACTCACCAGCGAGATCGAAGACGATTTTCCCGAAAGGCTGGTCGGCGACCCGGCGCGACTGCAACAAATCCTTGTGAACCTGGTGGGGAACTCTGTCAAATTCACGCATCGCGGGTTTGTCCATGTCAAATTGCTCCGCCAGGATGAACGCTGGGGCATTGAAGTGACAGACTCTGGGCAGGGCATCCCGGAGTTCGAGATCCCGCATATTTTCGAAACGTTCCGTCAAGTGGACGGAGCCGCCACCCGCGAACATGGCGGTTTCGGGCTGGGATTATCCATCGTCAAACAACTCGTCGGGTTAATGAACGGCGAGATCAGTGTAACCAGCCAACTGGGCGAGGGAAGCGTGTTTCTCATCCGCTTTCCGCTCCTCGCCCCAAAGGAATACCCAACAGCATGGAGAAGTTCATGA
- a CDS encoding response regulator, whose protein sequence is MSKLALIIEDDRDLASIFAEALRGIGFEVENALDGKAARERLIHGATPFLILLDMHLPHISGKDLLLNVMKKDERFNTSWIMITTADARLAEELRDQVDFAMIKPILFGQLRDLAARLKPKDEI, encoded by the coding sequence ATGAGTAAACTGGCATTGATCATTGAAGACGACAGAGACCTGGCGAGCATCTTTGCCGAGGCGCTGCGCGGGATCGGGTTCGAAGTGGAAAACGCCCTCGACGGCAAAGCCGCGCGGGAACGATTAATCCATGGAGCAACGCCCTTCCTCATCCTGCTGGATATGCACCTGCCGCATATCTCGGGCAAGGATTTACTGTTGAATGTGATGAAAAAAGACGAGCGCTTTAACACCAGTTGGATCATGATCACGACTGCTGATGCCCGCCTCGCCGAGGAACTCCGCGACCAGGTGGATTTTGCCATGATCAAACCGATTCTATTCGGGCAATTGCGCGACCTCGCCGCGCGGTTAAAACCTAAAGACGAAATCTAA